A window of the Sphaerobacter thermophilus DSM 20745 genome harbors these coding sequences:
- a CDS encoding N-acyl homoserine lactonase family protein, with protein MKLFILDNGTLDLDLAWLVLNPHTGTVDNPNPPAEWVTIPTYTVLIEHPKLGWVLYDATCHPEWEQRWPEALRPVFPYRASPKQLLPAQLEQLGLRMSDIDIVVISHLHVDHCGCLDFFRGTKAGSRGIIVHEDELAHALKVTHTGPLDFAGAYAKVEFDLPNLNYDVMMSNHLELAPDLHLFHWPGHTPGLIGMVAHTQHSGTFIFTSDAIYLERNLNEWRLSGIVYDTVAYYRSMYAIKQIARKYEATIGFGHDMEAFQRLKKAPEYYE; from the coding sequence AACTCTTCATCCTCGACAACGGCACGCTCGACCTCGACCTCGCCTGGCTGGTGCTCAACCCGCACACCGGTACCGTCGACAATCCCAACCCGCCCGCGGAGTGGGTCACAATCCCCACGTACACCGTCCTGATCGAGCACCCGAAGCTCGGATGGGTCCTCTACGACGCCACCTGCCACCCCGAGTGGGAGCAGCGCTGGCCTGAAGCCTTGCGACCCGTCTTCCCCTACCGAGCCAGCCCGAAGCAGCTCCTGCCTGCGCAGTTGGAGCAACTCGGCCTCCGCATGAGCGACATCGACATCGTTGTCATCTCGCACCTGCATGTGGACCACTGCGGCTGCCTTGACTTCTTCCGCGGGACCAAGGCCGGTAGCCGGGGGATTATCGTCCACGAGGACGAGCTGGCGCACGCCCTGAAGGTGACCCACACCGGCCCGCTCGATTTCGCCGGCGCCTATGCCAAGGTCGAGTTTGACCTGCCGAATCTGAACTACGACGTCATGATGAGTAACCACCTCGAACTGGCGCCGGATCTGCACCTCTTCCATTGGCCGGGCCATACCCCTGGTCTGATCGGTATGGTCGCCCATACCCAGCACTCGGGCACCTTCATCTTCACCTCGGACGCCATCTACCTGGAGCGCAACCTCAACGAGTGGCGGCTGTCGGGTATCGTCTACGACACGGTTGCCTACTATCGGTCGATGTACGCCATCAAGCAGATCGCGCGGAAGTACGAGGCCACAATAGGCTTCGGGCACGACATGGAGGCGTTCCAGCGGCTCAAGAAGGCGCCCGAGTACTACGAGTAA
- a CDS encoding prenyltransferase/squalene oxidase repeat-containing protein, with protein MQRTIPTLVLASPLWLGLAPPARGSPSLPVTRAVDWLRTQQQPDGGFASQSGDSEPGITADAALAFAAAGVDPDLVAAGGPSIIDYLRAVAGDYADTPVGAAKLTLVAVASGVDPRDFGGIDLLARLTANFDPATGLFDPQIVNHAFAVMALAAARQPVPAAAVNALIDAQAIDGGWSSLPEQGSRRSDSRTTALTIQALVAAGERGTTAVDRGIGYLLAAQTDDGSFVAQVGAQVPAVGDATSSAFAIQAMLAAGERATLDTVAVGMAALERLQNDSGALRAWADEPGDNLPVTAQAVPALALQPLPVPPHTGFGRTTAIERAMQPASPKESCAYYAATGHNLCAGFLSYWLAYGGLAVYGYPITEEFIEDGRTVPYFERARFEWHPGVAPERFDVLLGRIGSEHTAGRASSPPFAPAEPIEQPDCLYFPQTQHNLCGGFNDYWQRYGALSVYGYPISEEVVEDGRTVQYFERARLEWHPGAAWSHYDVLVGRLGVELLTRSREVN; from the coding sequence ATGCAACGAACGATTCCGACCCTGGTGCTGGCGAGCCCGCTCTGGCTCGGTCTGGCACCGCCAGCGCGCGGGAGTCCCAGCCTGCCGGTGACCCGCGCGGTTGACTGGCTGCGTACCCAGCAGCAGCCGGATGGCGGGTTTGCCAGCCAGTCGGGTGACAGCGAGCCGGGGATCACCGCCGACGCCGCCCTCGCCTTCGCCGCGGCCGGGGTTGACCCGGATCTCGTGGCAGCGGGCGGTCCGTCGATCATCGACTACCTGCGCGCCGTGGCCGGCGACTATGCCGACACGCCGGTCGGCGCTGCGAAGTTGACGCTGGTTGCGGTCGCCAGCGGCGTAGACCCGCGCGACTTCGGCGGGATAGATCTGCTCGCGCGCCTCACGGCGAACTTTGACCCCGCGACCGGCCTGTTCGACCCGCAGATCGTCAACCATGCCTTCGCCGTCATGGCGCTGGCGGCGGCAAGGCAACCGGTCCCGGCTGCCGCAGTCAACGCGCTGATCGATGCTCAAGCGATCGACGGGGGCTGGTCTTCCCTCCCGGAACAAGGATCCCGCCGGAGCGACAGCCGCACGACGGCGCTCACGATCCAGGCGCTTGTTGCGGCCGGGGAGCGGGGCACCACCGCGGTCGATCGCGGCATCGGATACCTCCTGGCTGCGCAGACCGACGATGGTTCGTTCGTCGCCCAGGTCGGAGCCCAGGTCCCGGCCGTGGGCGACGCCACGTCGAGTGCGTTCGCGATCCAGGCGATGCTCGCAGCGGGCGAGCGCGCCACGTTGGACACCGTGGCGGTCGGAATGGCCGCGCTGGAGCGCCTGCAGAACGACAGCGGCGCGCTGCGCGCCTGGGCTGACGAGCCCGGCGACAACCTGCCCGTGACGGCCCAGGCAGTCCCGGCGCTGGCCCTCCAGCCGCTCCCGGTGCCGCCTCACACAGGTTTCGGGCGCACCACTGCCATTGAGCGCGCGATGCAACCGGCCTCGCCGAAGGAGAGCTGCGCCTACTACGCGGCGACGGGCCACAACCTGTGCGCCGGGTTCCTCTCCTACTGGCTCGCGTACGGCGGGCTCGCCGTCTACGGCTATCCGATCACCGAGGAATTCATCGAGGACGGCCGCACGGTCCCGTACTTCGAGCGTGCCCGTTTCGAGTGGCATCCCGGCGTCGCTCCGGAGCGCTTCGACGTGCTACTCGGGCGAATCGGCTCCGAGCACACCGCGGGCCGCGCCAGCTCGCCACCATTCGCTCCGGCTGAGCCGATCGAGCAACCTGACTGCCTCTACTTCCCCCAGACCCAACACAACCTCTGTGGCGGGTTCAACGACTACTGGCAGCGCTACGGCGCGCTCTCGGTCTACGGCTATCCCATCAGCGAGGAGGTCGTCGAAGACGGCCGCACGGTTCAGTACTTCGAGCGGGCACGGCTGGAGTGGCATCCAGGTGCCGCATGGTCGCACTATGACGTTCTGGTCGGGCGACTGGGTGTTGAGCTGCTGACCCGCTCACGTGAGGTGAACTGA
- a CDS encoding DEAD/DEAH box helicase, with amino-acid sequence MPVQRESGGIAAVIERFRTDPRFASCITAWRTIPERPAETVPLPEDLEPRLAEALRARGIQQLYSHQAEAFASVRQGRHTAVVTGTASGKTLCYTLPVLDAILRDPTARALYLFPTKALAQDQYANLHSLIEAAGADIKTHTYDGDTPANIRRIIRTAGHVVITNPDMLHSGILPHHTKWHNLFENLRFVVIDEMHGYRGVFGSHVANVIRRLKRICQHYGSSPVFILASATIANPEELARRLIEEDVHVIDRDGAPHGRREFAFFNPPVVNQQLGIRRSVVLEATRIASELVRAGVHTIVFARARATAEVMLTYLRQALPSGIGTEESIRGYRGGYLPRQRREIERGLREGRVRAVVSTNALELGVDIGSLDACVMTGYPGTVASTWQQAGRAGRRDAPSLAVLVASSNPLDQFIVQNPDYFFQRPPEHGLINPDNLLVLVDHLKCAAFELPFKDGQRFGNVDPTEVLEYLEEERVLHHAGDTWYWTADTYPAEEISLRTAARDNVVIIDTGEPGKPRVIGEVDSFAAPMLVHTEAIYMHEGQQYHVDRLDWDEKKAYVHPVDVDYYTDASMSVRVQVIEQFSEGEPWAERHHGEVLVGAIVTQYKKIKLYTHENIGWGRVHLPEQQMHTSAYWFSLPEHATARMRSADLQGALVGLANVVGNVAPLFLMCDPRDIGVYPQVRSPFTQRSTIFVYDQIPGGIGFSPKLYDLHHELLRAAYDLVRGCGCQSGCPSCVGPMTEVGESGKANTLALLRIMRGAASGANGRGRGVERADGYQ; translated from the coding sequence ATGCCGGTGCAGCGGGAGAGTGGTGGGATTGCCGCCGTCATCGAGCGGTTCCGGACCGACCCACGCTTTGCCTCATGCATCACCGCCTGGCGCACGATCCCTGAACGCCCGGCGGAGACAGTGCCGCTCCCGGAGGACCTTGAGCCGCGTCTCGCGGAGGCGCTGCGGGCGCGGGGGATCCAGCAGCTCTATTCCCACCAGGCCGAGGCGTTCGCCAGCGTGCGCCAGGGGCGGCACACCGCCGTCGTCACCGGTACGGCCTCGGGCAAGACATTGTGCTACACGCTGCCAGTGCTCGACGCGATCCTGCGGGACCCGACGGCGCGTGCGCTGTATCTCTTCCCGACCAAGGCCCTGGCGCAGGATCAGTACGCCAACCTTCACTCCCTGATCGAGGCTGCGGGGGCGGACATCAAGACCCACACCTACGACGGCGACACCCCGGCGAACATCCGGCGGATCATCCGTACGGCGGGCCACGTCGTCATCACCAACCCCGACATGCTGCACTCGGGCATCCTGCCGCACCACACCAAGTGGCACAACCTTTTCGAGAACCTGCGCTTCGTGGTGATCGACGAGATGCACGGCTACCGGGGCGTCTTCGGCTCGCACGTTGCCAACGTGATCCGGCGGCTGAAGCGAATCTGCCAGCACTACGGGTCAAGCCCGGTCTTCATCCTGGCGTCGGCGACGATCGCCAACCCGGAGGAGCTTGCGCGGCGGCTCATCGAGGAGGACGTGCACGTCATTGATCGGGACGGCGCACCCCACGGACGGCGGGAGTTCGCCTTCTTCAATCCGCCGGTGGTGAATCAGCAGTTGGGCATCCGTCGGTCGGTGGTGCTGGAGGCGACCAGGATCGCCAGCGAACTGGTGCGGGCCGGTGTCCACACCATCGTGTTCGCACGGGCGCGGGCCACGGCGGAGGTGATGCTGACCTACCTGCGTCAGGCACTGCCCTCGGGAATCGGCACCGAGGAGAGCATCCGGGGATACCGCGGCGGCTATCTGCCGCGGCAGCGGCGGGAGATCGAGCGCGGCCTGCGTGAAGGGCGCGTCCGCGCCGTAGTGTCGACCAATGCGCTGGAGCTGGGGGTCGACATCGGCTCGCTCGACGCCTGCGTCATGACCGGCTACCCCGGTACGGTGGCGAGCACCTGGCAGCAGGCGGGGCGCGCCGGGCGACGGGATGCGCCGTCGCTGGCGGTGCTGGTTGCATCGTCCAACCCACTGGACCAGTTCATCGTGCAGAACCCGGACTACTTCTTCCAACGCCCGCCCGAGCACGGATTGATCAACCCGGACAACCTGCTCGTGTTGGTGGACCACCTGAAGTGCGCCGCGTTCGAGTTGCCGTTCAAGGACGGGCAGCGCTTCGGGAACGTGGACCCCACGGAGGTGCTGGAGTACCTCGAAGAGGAGCGTGTGCTCCACCATGCGGGCGACACCTGGTACTGGACAGCCGACACCTACCCGGCAGAGGAGATTAGCCTGCGCACGGCGGCGCGCGACAACGTGGTCATCATCGACACCGGAGAGCCGGGAAAGCCGCGGGTGATCGGCGAGGTAGACAGCTTCGCGGCGCCGATGCTGGTCCACACAGAAGCCATCTACATGCACGAGGGGCAGCAGTACCACGTCGACCGGCTGGATTGGGACGAGAAGAAAGCCTACGTCCACCCTGTTGATGTGGACTACTACACCGACGCGAGCATGTCGGTCCGGGTGCAGGTCATCGAACAGTTCTCGGAGGGCGAGCCCTGGGCCGAGCGGCACCACGGCGAGGTGCTGGTGGGGGCCATCGTGACCCAGTACAAGAAGATCAAACTGTACACCCACGAGAACATCGGCTGGGGTCGGGTCCACCTGCCCGAGCAACAGATGCACACGTCTGCCTACTGGTTCTCGCTGCCGGAGCATGCGACTGCGCGCATGCGCTCGGCCGACCTGCAGGGCGCGCTAGTCGGCCTGGCGAACGTGGTCGGGAACGTGGCGCCGCTCTTCCTCATGTGCGACCCGCGCGACATCGGCGTCTATCCGCAGGTGCGCTCGCCCTTCACCCAGCGGTCCACCATCTTCGTCTACGACCAGATCCCTGGCGGGATCGGCTTCAGCCCGAAGCTGTACGACCTGCACCACGAACTGCTCAGGGCGGCCTACGACCTCGTGCGTGGCTGCGGCTGCCAGTCGGGCTGCCCGTCGTGCGTCGGGCCGATGACGGAGGTCGGAGAATCCGGGAAGGCCAACACGCTGGCGCTCCTCCGCATCATGCGGGGTGCCGCGTCCGGCGCCAACGGGCGCGGACGCGGCGTGGAGCGCGCGGATGGCTACCAGTAG
- a CDS encoding CbiQ family ECF transporter T component: MSQRVNPVSWLAWAGASALLVVTTRNPLYLMLATAALAAVLLSLDRRSVAQAAWGTVLRFGAVVAAISVLFNILTVHTGDRVLARLPDSIPIVGGPVTLNALVYGLVSALAIFDLLLLAAAFSAAVDRAALLRLVPGPLAAVGVAAIIGLSIFPQTLRAVREVREAQMARGFRIRSIRDVPPLLVPVLTLGLEHAFDLAETMESRAFGAGRTARIPAHWAIPAVAIAAASAVAVGLGYRLAAAVFLIPIVGLVVAARRGTHGRGRYRRLSWDWCDAAILATATLGVLLVVASIATAALNYSPYPRLTWPPFALAPGVAGLLIAAPALLSEGRRPA, from the coding sequence ATGAGCCAGCGCGTGAACCCCGTTTCCTGGCTCGCGTGGGCGGGCGCATCTGCCCTGCTGGTGGTGACCACCCGCAACCCGCTCTACCTCATGCTCGCCACGGCGGCCCTGGCGGCGGTTCTGCTCTCACTGGACCGCCGCTCCGTGGCCCAGGCTGCATGGGGGACTGTGCTCCGCTTCGGAGCCGTGGTCGCTGCGATCAGCGTGCTCTTCAACATCCTGACCGTGCACACTGGGGACCGGGTGCTCGCGCGCCTGCCCGACTCGATCCCCATCGTGGGCGGCCCGGTGACACTCAACGCCTTGGTCTACGGCCTCGTCTCGGCGCTAGCGATCTTCGATCTCCTGCTGCTGGCGGCAGCGTTCAGCGCGGCGGTCGATCGGGCGGCGCTCCTCCGGCTGGTTCCTGGTCCGCTGGCGGCCGTCGGGGTCGCCGCCATCATCGGCCTGAGCATCTTCCCGCAGACGCTTCGCGCGGTTCGGGAGGTCCGCGAGGCCCAGATGGCTCGCGGGTTCCGTATCCGCTCGATCCGCGACGTGCCGCCGCTCCTGGTTCCCGTCCTGACCCTCGGGCTGGAGCACGCCTTCGACTTGGCCGAGACAATGGAGAGCCGCGCCTTCGGCGCCGGGCGCACAGCGCGCATCCCGGCACACTGGGCAATCCCGGCGGTCGCAATCGCGGCCGCATCAGCCGTGGCGGTCGGGCTGGGGTACCGCCTCGCCGCGGCGGTGTTCCTCATCCCCATCGTCGGACTGGTCGTGGCCGCGCGGCGGGGAACGCACGGGCGCGGCCGCTATCGTCGCTTGAGTTGGGACTGGTGTGATGCCGCGATCCTGGCGACAGCGACGCTGGGCGTGCTCCTGGTCGTCGCCTCGATCGCAACTGCCGCCCTGAACTACTCCCCCTATCCGCGCCTTACCTGGCCACCGTTTGCGCTGGCCCCTGGCGTGGCCGGCCTCCTGATTGCAGCGCCCGCGCTGCTCTCAGAGGGACGGCGGCCAGCATGA
- a CDS encoding hydroxyacid-oxoacid transhydrogenase produces the protein MATERLIPTETIIALDTVPIRFGLGATEELGYELDRLGIRRAMLVTDRNLRQFGLVEKVEGIARDAGVELEIFDHIHVEPTDVSLREAIEVARKSRPEAFISLGGGSTIDTAKAMNLFSTHEGELLDYINKPIGAGKPVPGPLKPHIALPTTAGTGSETTPVIVLDLLDQKVKTGISHRYIRPTVAVIDPLNTLHCPPMVTASVGCDVICHAAESFTARPYDTRPRIPNPAERPAYIGSNPIADLWSQQAIRWCATYLRRATYNPLDIEARSYMLLASTFAGIGFGNAGVHIPHAMAYPVAGMVKEYWPPDYDVDEPLVPHGLSVIINAPAAFRYTAAAWPERHAELAELLGVDTRGMPVRAAAEAAADAIQQLMRDVGIPNGLEELGYGEADIPGLVEGAMKQQRLLVGSPRPVDADALAGIFRDAMRYW, from the coding sequence GTGGCGACCGAGCGTCTCATCCCCACCGAGACGATCATCGCGCTCGACACGGTCCCGATCCGCTTCGGGCTCGGCGCGACCGAGGAGCTGGGATACGAGTTGGATCGGCTCGGCATCCGCCGCGCCATGCTGGTCACCGACCGCAACCTCCGGCAGTTCGGTCTCGTCGAAAAGGTGGAGGGCATCGCCCGCGACGCCGGGGTCGAGCTGGAGATCTTCGACCACATCCATGTCGAGCCAACCGATGTCTCGCTGCGCGAGGCGATCGAGGTGGCACGCAAGAGCAGGCCGGAAGCGTTCATCTCGCTCGGCGGCGGCAGCACGATCGACACCGCCAAGGCGATGAACCTCTTCAGCACCCACGAGGGGGAGCTGCTCGACTACATCAACAAGCCGATCGGGGCCGGCAAGCCGGTCCCCGGCCCCCTCAAGCCCCACATCGCGCTCCCGACCACAGCCGGGACCGGCAGTGAGACGACTCCGGTTATCGTCCTCGACCTGCTGGACCAGAAGGTGAAGACGGGCATCTCGCACCGCTACATCCGTCCGACCGTGGCCGTGATCGATCCGCTCAATACGCTGCACTGCCCACCGATGGTGACCGCCTCGGTCGGCTGCGATGTGATCTGCCACGCGGCCGAGTCGTTCACCGCCCGCCCGTACGACACCCGGCCACGGATTCCCAACCCGGCGGAGCGCCCGGCTTACATCGGCTCGAACCCGATCGCTGACCTGTGGAGCCAGCAGGCGATCCGGTGGTGTGCCACCTACCTGCGGCGGGCGACCTACAACCCCCTCGACATCGAGGCACGCAGCTACATGCTGCTCGCCAGTACCTTCGCCGGGATCGGCTTCGGCAACGCCGGTGTCCACATCCCGCACGCCATGGCCTACCCGGTCGCCGGGATGGTCAAGGAGTACTGGCCGCCCGACTACGACGTCGATGAGCCGCTGGTGCCCCACGGGCTGTCGGTCATCATCAATGCGCCGGCCGCCTTCCGCTACACCGCGGCGGCGTGGCCGGAGCGCCACGCCGAGCTGGCAGAGCTGCTCGGGGTCGACACCCGCGGCATGCCTGTGCGGGCCGCCGCCGAGGCAGCCGCCGACGCAATCCAGCAACTGATGCGGGACGTGGGAATCCCCAACGGACTAGAGGAGCTGGGCTATGGCGAGGCCGACATCCCCGGTCTGGTCGAAGGTGCCATGAAGCAGCAGAGGCTGCTGGTCGGCTCCCCCCGGCCGGTCGACGCCGATGCTCTTGCCGGCATCTTCCGGGACGCGATGCGCTACTGGTAG
- a CDS encoding ABC transporter ATP-binding protein, with protein MIHLDRLTYRYPRRSTPALSAITEEMAPGSYTVVAGPSGAGKSTLLRALNGLVPHFYGGVFGGRVLVQGIDTRRVQPADLGRIVGFVGQDPERQTVMDRVEDEIAFGPENYGLPRHEIRLRVEEALDLLGIAPLRDREIASLSGGERQRVVIAAAMAMRPPVLALDEPTSQLDPWSAEAVLSVLDRLHADLGTTVVIAEHRLDRVLPSAERVLLLGSDGSIVASGPPRSVAAALQYPPPLVRLGLALGWDPLPLTVREGRRLAQSMPPPVTPLNDPSAGGDVVLEVQGVTFRYGERTTLRDVSAVFREGTVTALMGRNGAGKTTLLKHLNGLLRPAAGRILLRGQDIAGTATPDLARTVAYLPQNPSAMLFNETVAAEVRFTLRALGLPGDVGPALEMAGVAHLAARNPRDLSTGERQRVALAAVLASAPAVLLLDEPTRGLDGEARERLIALLRRLAGIGTCVVMATHDVELAAVCADRVLLLGDGEVVADGPPRQVLTGSLTYATQINRIFGGRALVLEDIPGFEAHQHAVSDPERVAPPVAGS; from the coding sequence ATGATCCACCTCGATCGGCTGACCTACCGCTACCCACGGCGCTCGACGCCGGCGCTCAGCGCCATCACCGAGGAGATGGCCCCCGGCTCTTACACCGTCGTGGCCGGACCTTCCGGCGCGGGGAAGTCGACCCTGCTGCGCGCGCTCAACGGGCTGGTGCCCCACTTCTACGGCGGTGTCTTCGGCGGCCGGGTGCTCGTGCAGGGGATCGATACCCGCCGAGTGCAGCCGGCCGACCTCGGCCGGATCGTGGGCTTCGTCGGCCAGGACCCGGAGCGCCAGACGGTCATGGACCGGGTCGAGGATGAGATCGCCTTCGGGCCGGAAAATTACGGGCTGCCACGCCACGAGATCCGCCTGCGCGTCGAGGAGGCGCTAGACCTGCTCGGGATCGCGCCGCTCCGCGACCGGGAGATCGCGTCCCTCTCCGGCGGTGAGCGCCAGCGCGTCGTGATCGCCGCGGCGATGGCGATGCGTCCTCCGGTACTGGCGCTGGACGAGCCGACCTCGCAGCTCGACCCCTGGAGCGCTGAAGCGGTCCTTTCCGTCCTCGACCGCCTGCACGCCGACCTCGGGACGACGGTCGTGATCGCCGAGCACCGCCTTGATCGCGTCCTGCCCTCCGCCGAACGCGTCCTGTTGCTCGGCTCGGACGGGAGCATCGTCGCGAGCGGTCCGCCTCGCAGCGTGGCCGCGGCACTTCAGTATCCTCCCCCGCTCGTGCGGCTGGGCCTGGCACTCGGCTGGGACCCGCTCCCGCTCACGGTGCGGGAGGGGCGCCGCCTGGCGCAGAGCATGCCGCCCCCGGTCACCCCACTGAACGACCCATCGGCCGGTGGCGACGTCGTCCTTGAGGTGCAGGGGGTCACATTCCGCTACGGCGAGCGCACCACGCTGCGGGACGTCTCCGCTGTCTTCCGTGAGGGCACCGTCACCGCCCTGATGGGCAGAAACGGCGCCGGAAAAACCACCCTGCTCAAGCATCTCAACGGGCTCTTGCGTCCGGCGGCGGGACGCATCCTCCTGCGCGGCCAGGACATCGCCGGCACCGCGACGCCAGACCTGGCACGCACCGTGGCCTACCTGCCCCAGAACCCCAGCGCCATGCTGTTCAACGAGACGGTCGCGGCCGAGGTGCGTTTCACCCTGCGAGCGCTCGGACTTCCGGGAGATGTCGGCCCCGCACTGGAGATGGCAGGAGTCGCCCACCTCGCAGCGCGCAACCCGCGCGACCTCAGCACCGGGGAACGCCAGCGTGTCGCCCTGGCCGCAGTGCTGGCTAGCGCGCCCGCAGTCCTCCTGCTCGACGAGCCGACGCGCGGGCTCGACGGCGAGGCGCGTGAGCGGCTGATCGCGCTGCTGCGACGCCTTGCTGGTATCGGTACCTGCGTCGTGATGGCCACCCACGATGTAGAGCTGGCGGCTGTCTGCGCCGACCGCGTGCTGCTCCTGGGTGACGGGGAGGTCGTGGCCGACGGCCCGCCGCGACAGGTCCTGACCGGCTCCCTCACCTACGCCACACAGATCAACCGGATCTTCGGCGGCCGTGCGCTCGTCCTCGAAGATATACCCGGCTTCGAGGCGCATCAGCACGCCGTAAGCGATCCGGAGCGCGTCGCGCCGCCCGTTGCCGGTAGTTGA